A window of Puntigrus tetrazona isolate hp1 chromosome 11, ASM1883169v1, whole genome shotgun sequence contains these coding sequences:
- the hcfc1a gene encoding host cell factor 1a isoform X1 yields MTSPGSVLPGTTGAPLQPRWKRVLGWSGPVPRPRHGHRAVAIKELMVVFGGGNEGIVDELHVYNTATNQWFIPAVRGDIPPGCAAYGFVCDGTRLLVFGGMVEYGKYSNDLYELQASRWEWKKLKPKAPKNGAPPCPRLGHSFSLVGNKCYLFGGLANDSEDPKNNIPRYLNDLYTLELRPGSSVVGWDIPVTYGVLPPPRESHTAVVYTEKATKKSRLVIYGGMSGCRLGDLWTLDIDTLTWNKPAISGAAPLPRSLHSATTITNKMYVFGGWVPLVMDDVKVATHEKEWKCTNTLACLNLDALTWETVLMDTLEDNIPRARAGHCSVAINNRLYVWSGRDGYRKAWNNQVCCKDLWYLETERPNPPSRVQLVRANTNSLEVSWGAVSTADMYLLQLQKYDIPSATAATSPALNAAPSLPGNSPKSPAPAAAAPSAQSLPQSGITFVSQAASPTTSVLPSTPASPVAASTARGPAILKVAAPQSGTGTSIVTVRQATQAGKSPVTMTSLPAGVRMVVPTQTTQGTPIGGSPQMSGMAALAAAAAATQKIPPSPGATVLNMPAGATIVKTVAVTPGSTTLPTTVKVASPVMVSNPATRMLKTAAAQVATPTASSPTTAARPIITVHKSGTVTVAQQAQVMTTVVGGVTKTITLVKSPLSMGGNLISNLGKVVSVVQTKPVQTAAVTGQASSNPVTQIIQTKGPLPPGTILKLVTSADGKPTTIITTSQAGGTGNKPTILGISGMSPSATNKPGTTTIIKTIPMSALQQGAAGVTSSTGVKSPITIITTKMMTAGTPGKIITAVPKIGTAAGQQGLTQVVLKGAPGQPGTILRTVPMGGVRLVSPVPGVKPTVTTLVVKGTTGVTTLGTVTGTVSSSLAGGSLASANATLGTPITTLGTIATLSSQVINATAVSAAQSNLTSVTSTMQPTQVTLITTPSGVEAQPGQDLPVSILASPTSEQPTSTESGAGDASGSVTLVCSNPPCETHETGTTNTATTATANMGAGPAGTVQRVCSNPPCETHETGTTNTATTASANMGTVQRVCSNPPCETHETGTTNTATTASSNMGTAPAVTVQLVCSNPPCETHETGTTNTATTASSNMGGNQTGVAQRVCSNPPCETHETGELPSSNMGGNQTGTVQRVCSNPPCETHETGTTNTATTASSNMGGNQTGTAQRVCSNPPCETHETGTTNTATTASSNMGGNQTGTVQRVCSNPPCETHETGTTNTATTATCSMETDEGTAQQSGETSESTTSTEGLPSTAAPQSRAITIVTQATPLPGPAVPSISSITESSSEAGAEPVVMDSSEAESLQAGGQAEAEAVAMQAEFQTEAGAEAMPSDFQAEAAALPSDFQGEAVAVAMQAESQAEEGAVPMEHDTSSMAVGESAQEQLQTAEMEGVEAASASQAEALALPPELMSDGQPTTLMVTGLTPEELAVTAAAEAAAQAAATEEAQALAIQAVLQAAQQAVMSSGDAGGDDQQTHTIPIVLTQQELAALVQQQQQLQAAQQAAAQAALPTEGLAPADSLNDPSSESNGHSEIAAAATSTVVGLLPSTSAESMCQVSRFYALAPSSTLAPVVVASPAKMQAAAALTEVANGIEAAKQNPPTVTIKPLVKKENQWFDVGIVKVTNMVVTHFYMPADDAAYVEDDSGTIPDYSQMKRVDLQPGTAYKFRVAGINTCGRGAFSEISAFKTCLPGFPGAPCAIKISKSPDGAHLTWEPPSVTSGKITEYSVYLAIQSSQTTEAKPSAPAQLAFMRVYCGPNPSCLVQSTSLSNAHIDYTTKPAIIFRIAARNEKGYGPATQVRWLQESNKDGLSAKPAPKRAVSSPDTKGIGQKKARMDQ; encoded by the exons ATGACGTCCCCCGGTTCCGTTCTGCCTGGAACCACCGGAGCCCCGCTGCAGCCGCGATGGAAGCGGGTTCTGGGATGGTCCGGGCCGGTTCCTCGACCGAGACACGGGCACAGAGCCGTGGCCATCAAGGAGTTGATGGTCGTTTTCGGCGGAGGAAACGAAGGGATCGTTGACGAGTTGCACGTTTATAATACTG cAACAAACCAGTGGTTCATACCAGCTGTTCGTGGAGACATCCCTCCAGGCTGTGCAGCTTATGGTTTTGTATGTGATGGCACACGTCTATTAGTGTTCGGTGGAATGGTGGAATATGGAAAGTACAGCAACGACCTTTATGAGCTACAG GCAAGCAGATGGGAATGGAAAAAATTGAAACCGAAAGCCCCTAAAAATGGAGCACCACCATGTCCTCGCCTGGGCCACAGTTTTTCTCTTGTGGGCAACAAGTGCTATCTTTTTGGGGGGCTTGCCAATGACAGTGAAGACCCCAAGAACAACATTCCCAG ATATTTGAATGACCTTTATACCCTCGAGCTGCGTCCGGGCTCCAGCGTTGTGGGCTGGGATATACCGGTCACATACGGAGTGCTGCCTCCTCCGAGAGAGAGCCACACTGCTGTAGTTTATACTGAAAAAGCTACTAAGAAGTCCCGTCTTGTTATATATGGAGGAATGAGTGGATGCCGTTTGGGAGATCTTTGGACATTGGATATTG ATACACTGACCTGGAACAAGCCTGCAATAAGCGGCGCGGCTCCCCTCCCCCGTAGCCTTCACTCAGCCACCACTATTACAAACAA AATGTATGTTTTTGGTGGCTGGGTTCCTTTAGTGATGGATGATGTGAAGGTGGCCACACATGAGAAGGAATGGAAGTGTACAAACACACTTGCCTGCCTGAATttgg acgCTTTGACATGGGAGACTGTTTTGATGGACACTTTGGAGGACAACATACCACGTGCACGGGCAGGACATTGCTCTGTTGCTATTAACAACAGACTTTATGTTTGGAGTGGACGTGATGGGTACCGCAAGGCTTGGAACAATCAGGTGTGCTGCAAAGACCTGTGGTACCTGGAGACAG AGCGACCTAATCCTCCTTCACGGGTACAGCTTGTCCGGGCCAACACAAATTCTTTGGAGGTTAGCTGGGGAGCGGTGTCTACAGCAGACATGTACCTGCTTCAGCTTCAGAAATATGATATCCCATCAGCCACTGCTGCCACATCACCAGCCCTCAACGCAGCTCCCTCCCTCCCTGGAAATTCGCCTAAGAGTCCAGCGCCTGCTGCAGCTGCTCCATCTGCTCAGAGTCTGCCGCAAAGTGGCATCACCTTCGTGTCCCAGGCTGCTTCTCCCACAACCTCAGTCCTGCCCAGCACACCTGCAAGTCCTGTGGCTGCCTCAACAGCACGTGGACCAG CTATACTGAAAGTTGCAGCCCCTCAGTCAGGCACTGGGACGTCAATTGTCACTGTGCGGCAGGCCACCCAGGCTGGAAAGTCCCCAGTCACtatgacatcacttcctgcaGGTGTTCGCATGGTAGTGCCGACACAGACTACTCAAGGAACG CCCATTGGTGGCAGCCCTCAGATGAGTGGAATGGCAGCTTTGGCCGCAGCTGCTGCAGCCACACAGAAAATCCCTCCTTCCCCTGGAGCCACTGTTCTCAATATGCCGGCTGGGGCCACAATTGTCAAAACGGTGGCTGTGACACCTGGGTCCACCACTCTCCCCACCACAGTTAAAGTGGCATCACCTGTCATG gTAAGCAACCCTGCCACTCGTATGCTAAAGACTGCGGCTGCACAGGTGGCCACTCCAACAGCGTCCAGTCCCACTACAGCAGCTCGGCCAATCATCACTGTGCACAAGTCTGGCACAGTTACCGTAGCCCAGCAGGCTCAGGTTATGACCACGGTGGTGGGTGGAGTCACCAAGACCATCACTCTTGTCAAGAGCCCACTTTCCATGGGTGGAAACTTG atctccAACTTGGGCAAGGTTGTGTCAGTGGTACAGACCAAACCAGTGCAGACAGCTGCTGTGACGGGACAGGCCTCCTCCAACCCAGTGACTCAGATTATACAG ACTAAGGGTCCCCTCCCACCTGGCACTATTCTGAAGCTGGTAACATCTGCGGATGGAAAACCAACCACCATAATTACCACCAGTCAAGCAGGTGGCACAGGAAACAAGCCCACTATCTTGGGCATCAGTGGCATGTCTCCCTCTGCCACCAACAAACCAGGCACCACcactattattaaaacaatccCCATGTCTGCTCTACAGCAGGGAGCTGCAG GTGTGACTAGCAGTACAGGGGTTAAGAGTCCTATTACCATCATCACCACAAAGATGATGACAGCTGGAACTCCTGGCAAAATCATTACAGCTGTGCCTAAGATTGGTACAGCAGCTGGCCAGCAAGGCCTAACACAG GTTGTTCTGAAGGGAGCTCCTGGTCAGCCTGGAACCATCCTTCGCACTGTGCCTATGGGAGGAGTGCGTCTCGTGTCTCCAGTACCTGGGGTCAAGCCAACTGTGACCACACTAGTTGTGAAGGGAACAACTG GTGTAACAACTCTTGGCACAgtcacaggaacagtttctagCAGCCTAGCTGGAGGAAGCTTAGCCAGTGCCAACGCCACCCTGGGAACCCCTATCACCACTTTGGGCACGATTGCCACCCTCTCCAGCCAGGTCATTAATGCTACCGCTGTGTCAGCTGCTCAGAGCAACCTGACCTCCGTCACCTCCACCATGCAG cccACCCAGGTGACTCTCATAACAACACCTAGTGGTGTGGAGGCTCAGCCTGGCCAAGATCTGCCCGTTTCCATCCTGGCCTCTCCCACCTCTGAGCAGCCCACCTCTACTGAGTCTGGTGCAGGCGACGCTTCTGGCAGTGTTACTTTAGTGTGCTCCAATCCACCCTGTGAGACTCATGAGACGGGCACCACCAACACAGCCACCACAGCGACGGCAAATATGGGCGCTGGACCAGCTGGCACAGTACAGAGAGTGTGCTCCAACCCTCCCTGCGAAACGCATGAAACAGGTACAACAAACACTGCCACCACCGCATCTGCAAACATGGGCACTGTACAGAGGGTCTGCTCCAACCCACCATGTGAGACCCATGAAACAGGCACCACCAATACAGCAACCACAGCATCTTCAAATATGGGCACAGCTCCTGCTGTAACTGTCCAGTTGGTCTGCTCCAACCCACCTTGTGAGACCCACGAGACGGGCACTACCAACACAGCAACCACGGCATCATCTAACATGGGTGGAAATCAAACTGGGGTGGCGCAGAGGGTCTGTTCAAACCCACCTTGTGAGACCCACGAGACGGGTGAGCTACCATCCTCTAATATGGGCGGAAATCAGACAGGAACCGTGCAGAGGGTCTGTTCAAACCCACCTTGTGAGACCCACGAGACGGGCACCACCAATACGGCTACTACAGCATCCTCTAATATGGGCGGAAATCAAACAGGAACGGCGCAGAGGGTCTGTTCAAACCCACCTTGTGAGACCCACGAGACGGGCACCACCAATACAGCTACTACCGCATCCTCTAATATGGGCGGAAATCAGACAGGGACCGTGCAGAGGGTCTGTTCAAACCCACCTTGTGAGACCCACGAGACAGGCACGACAAACACTGCAACCACTGCAACCTGCAGTATGGAGACAGATGAGGGAACAG ccCAACAGAGTGGTGAGACATCAGAATCTACCACCAGTACAGAAGGCCTGCCGTCCACTGCAGCACCTCAGAGCAGAGCCATTACTATAGTCACACAGGCAACACCTCTACCAGGACCTGCTGTTCCG TCCATCTCTTCGATCACGGAGTCATCCTCGGAGGCCGGAGCTGAGCCGGTTGTTATGGATAGCTCGGAAGCAGAGTCTTTGCAGGCAGGAGGCCAGGCTGAAGCAGAGGCAGTCGCTATGCAGGCAGAGTTCCAGACAGAGGCGGGGGCAGAAGCAATGCCAAGTGACTTCCAGGCGGAGGCAGCCGCCTTGCCGAGTGATTTCCAGGGAGAAGCTGTAGCGGTAGCCATGCAGGCGGAGAGCCAGGCGGAGGAAGGGGCAGTGCCCATGGAACATGACACTTCTAGCATGGCAGTGGGAGAATCTGCTCAGGAGCAGCTACAGACAGCTGAG aTGGAGGGTGTAGAGGCAGCATCAGCATCACAGGCTGAGGCGCTGGCCTTGCCACCAGAGCTGATGTCAGACGGGCAACCCACAACGCTTATGGTGACGGGTCTGACCCCAGAGGAGCTGGCTGTCACGGCAGCCGCAGAGGCAGCGGCCCAGGCTGCAGCGACAGAAGAGGCCCAAGCCCTCGCCATTCAGGCTGTACTACAAGCAGCACAGCAGGCTGTTATGA GCTCTGGTGATGCCGGAGGAGACGACCAGCAGACCCACACCATACCCATTGTTCTGACCCAGCAGGAACTAGCGGCTTTGGttcagcagcaacagcagctcCAGGCAGCTCAGCAAGCTGCTGCTCAGGCTGCACTGCCCACTGAAGGCTTGGCTCCAGCTGACAGCCTGAATGATCCCTCATCAGAAAGCAACGGACACAGCGAGATTGCTGCTGCTGCCACAAGTACAGTAGTGGGACTGCTGCCTAGCACCTCGGCAGAGAGTATGTGTCAAGTTTCACGCTTCTATG CCTTGGCTCCATCCAGCACATTAGCCCCTGTAGTAGTTGCCAGTCCAGCTAAGATGCAGGCAGCTGCTGCTTTGACTGAAGTGGCTAATGGTATTGAGGCTGCG AAACAAAACCCTCCCACTGTTACCATCAAACCTCTAGTCAAAAAGGAAAACCAGTGGTTTGATGTTGGCATTGTCAAAGTGACCAATATGGTTGTAACGCATTTCTACATGCCTGCAGATGACGCCGCTTATGTTGAG GATGATTCTGGCACAATTCCTGACTATAGCCAGATGAAGAGGGTGGACCTTCAGCCCGGGACAGCATACAAGTTCCGTGTGGCGGGTATAAACACATGTGGCCGTGGAGCCTTTTCGGAAATATCTGCTTTCAAGACCTGTTTACCAGGCTTCCCTGGGGCACCGTGTGCCATAAAGATCAGCAAG AGTCCAGACGGTGCACACCTTACATGGGAGCCCCCATCCGTGACCTCAGGAAAGATCACGGAGTACTCTGTGTATCTGGCCATCCAGAGCAGTCAGACCACAGAGGCCAAACCCTCGGCTCCGGCCCAGCTTGCCTTCATGCGTGTTTACTGTGGGCCAAATCCTTCCTGTCTGGTCCAGTCCACCAGCCTGTCCAATGCCCACATAGACTACACCACCAAACCCGCCATCATCTTCCGCATCGCTGCACGCAACGAGAAAGGTTATGGCCCGGCTACACAAGTGCGATGGCTGCAAG AATCTAACAAAGATGGCCTTTCTGCAAAGCCTGCCCCCAAAAGAGCAGTTTCTTCACCAGATAC gaAAGGGATAGGTCAGAAGAAAGCGAGAATGGACCAGTGA
- the hcfc1a gene encoding host cell factor 1a isoform X3, with amino-acid sequence MTSPGSVLPGTTGAPLQPRWKRVLGWSGPVPRPRHGHRAVAIKELMVVFGGGNEGIVDELHVYNTATNQWFIPAVRGDIPPGCAAYGFVCDGTRLLVFGGMVEYGKYSNDLYELQASRWEWKKLKPKAPKNGAPPCPRLGHSFSLVGNKCYLFGGLANDSEDPKNNIPRYLNDLYTLELRPGSSVVGWDIPVTYGVLPPPRESHTAVVYTEKATKKSRLVIYGGMSGCRLGDLWTLDIDTLTWNKPAISGAAPLPRSLHSATTITNKMYVFGGWVPLVMDDVKVATHEKEWKCTNTLACLNLDALTWETVLMDTLEDNIPRARAGHCSVAINNRLYVWSGRDGYRKAWNNQVCCKDLWYLETERPNPPSRVQLVRANTNSLEVSWGAVSTADMYLLQLQKYDIPSATAATSPALNAAPSLPGNSPKSPAPAAAAPSAQSLPQSGITFVSQAASPTTSVLPSTPASPVAASTARGPAILKVAAPQSGTGTSIVTVRQATQAGKSPVTMTSLPAGVRMVVPTQTTQGTPIGGSPQMSGMAALAAAAAATQKIPPSPGATVLNMPAGATIVKTVAVTPGSTTLPTTVKVASPVMVSNPATRMLKTAAAQVATPTASSPTTAARPIITVHKSGTVTVAQQAQVMTTVVGGVTKTITLVKSPLSMGGNLISNLGKVVSVVQTKPVQTAAVTGQASSNPVTQIIQTKGPLPPGTILKLVTSADGKPTTIITTSQAGGTGNKPTILGISGMSPSATNKPGTTTIIKTIPMSALQQGAAGVTSSTGVKSPITIITTKMMTAGTPGKIITAVPKIGTAAGQQGLTQVVLKGAPGQPGTILRTVPMGGVRLVSPVPGVKPTVTTLVVKGTTGVTTLGTVTGTVSSSLAGGSLASANATLGTPITTLGTIATLSSQVINATAVSAAQSNLTSVTSTMQPTQVTLITTPSGVEAQPGQDLPVSILASPTSEQPTSTESGAGDASGSVTLVCSNPPCETHETGTTNTATTATANMGAGPAGTVQRVCSNPPCETHETGTTNTATTASANMGTVQRVCSNPPCETHETGTTNTATTASSNMGTAPAVTVQLVCSNPPCETHETGTTNTATTASSNMGGNQTGVAQRVCSNPPCETHETGTTNTATTASSNMGGNQTGTAQRVCSNPPCETHETGTTNTATTASSNMGGNQTGTVQRVCSNPPCETHETGTTNTATTATCSMETDEGTAQQSGETSESTTSTEGLPSTAAPQSRAITIVTQATPLPGPAVPSISSITESSSEAGAEPVVMDSSEAESLQAGGQAEAEAVAMQAEFQTEAGAEAMPSDFQAEAAALPSDFQGEAVAVAMQAESQAEEGAVPMEHDTSSMAVGESAQEQLQTAEMEGVEAASASQAEALALPPELMSDGQPTTLMVTGLTPEELAVTAAAEAAAQAAATEEAQALAIQAVLQAAQQAVMSSGDAGGDDQQTHTIPIVLTQQELAALVQQQQQLQAAQQAAAQAALPTEGLAPADSLNDPSSESNGHSEIAAAATSTVVGLLPSTSAESMCQVSRFYALAPSSTLAPVVVASPAKMQAAAALTEVANGIEAAKQNPPTVTIKPLVKKENQWFDVGIVKVTNMVVTHFYMPADDAAYVEDDSGTIPDYSQMKRVDLQPGTAYKFRVAGINTCGRGAFSEISAFKTCLPGFPGAPCAIKISKSPDGAHLTWEPPSVTSGKITEYSVYLAIQSSQTTEAKPSAPAQLAFMRVYCGPNPSCLVQSTSLSNAHIDYTTKPAIIFRIAARNEKGYGPATQVRWLQESNKDGLSAKPAPKRAVSSPDTKGIGQKKARMDQ; translated from the exons ATGACGTCCCCCGGTTCCGTTCTGCCTGGAACCACCGGAGCCCCGCTGCAGCCGCGATGGAAGCGGGTTCTGGGATGGTCCGGGCCGGTTCCTCGACCGAGACACGGGCACAGAGCCGTGGCCATCAAGGAGTTGATGGTCGTTTTCGGCGGAGGAAACGAAGGGATCGTTGACGAGTTGCACGTTTATAATACTG cAACAAACCAGTGGTTCATACCAGCTGTTCGTGGAGACATCCCTCCAGGCTGTGCAGCTTATGGTTTTGTATGTGATGGCACACGTCTATTAGTGTTCGGTGGAATGGTGGAATATGGAAAGTACAGCAACGACCTTTATGAGCTACAG GCAAGCAGATGGGAATGGAAAAAATTGAAACCGAAAGCCCCTAAAAATGGAGCACCACCATGTCCTCGCCTGGGCCACAGTTTTTCTCTTGTGGGCAACAAGTGCTATCTTTTTGGGGGGCTTGCCAATGACAGTGAAGACCCCAAGAACAACATTCCCAG ATATTTGAATGACCTTTATACCCTCGAGCTGCGTCCGGGCTCCAGCGTTGTGGGCTGGGATATACCGGTCACATACGGAGTGCTGCCTCCTCCGAGAGAGAGCCACACTGCTGTAGTTTATACTGAAAAAGCTACTAAGAAGTCCCGTCTTGTTATATATGGAGGAATGAGTGGATGCCGTTTGGGAGATCTTTGGACATTGGATATTG ATACACTGACCTGGAACAAGCCTGCAATAAGCGGCGCGGCTCCCCTCCCCCGTAGCCTTCACTCAGCCACCACTATTACAAACAA AATGTATGTTTTTGGTGGCTGGGTTCCTTTAGTGATGGATGATGTGAAGGTGGCCACACATGAGAAGGAATGGAAGTGTACAAACACACTTGCCTGCCTGAATttgg acgCTTTGACATGGGAGACTGTTTTGATGGACACTTTGGAGGACAACATACCACGTGCACGGGCAGGACATTGCTCTGTTGCTATTAACAACAGACTTTATGTTTGGAGTGGACGTGATGGGTACCGCAAGGCTTGGAACAATCAGGTGTGCTGCAAAGACCTGTGGTACCTGGAGACAG AGCGACCTAATCCTCCTTCACGGGTACAGCTTGTCCGGGCCAACACAAATTCTTTGGAGGTTAGCTGGGGAGCGGTGTCTACAGCAGACATGTACCTGCTTCAGCTTCAGAAATATGATATCCCATCAGCCACTGCTGCCACATCACCAGCCCTCAACGCAGCTCCCTCCCTCCCTGGAAATTCGCCTAAGAGTCCAGCGCCTGCTGCAGCTGCTCCATCTGCTCAGAGTCTGCCGCAAAGTGGCATCACCTTCGTGTCCCAGGCTGCTTCTCCCACAACCTCAGTCCTGCCCAGCACACCTGCAAGTCCTGTGGCTGCCTCAACAGCACGTGGACCAG CTATACTGAAAGTTGCAGCCCCTCAGTCAGGCACTGGGACGTCAATTGTCACTGTGCGGCAGGCCACCCAGGCTGGAAAGTCCCCAGTCACtatgacatcacttcctgcaGGTGTTCGCATGGTAGTGCCGACACAGACTACTCAAGGAACG CCCATTGGTGGCAGCCCTCAGATGAGTGGAATGGCAGCTTTGGCCGCAGCTGCTGCAGCCACACAGAAAATCCCTCCTTCCCCTGGAGCCACTGTTCTCAATATGCCGGCTGGGGCCACAATTGTCAAAACGGTGGCTGTGACACCTGGGTCCACCACTCTCCCCACCACAGTTAAAGTGGCATCACCTGTCATG gTAAGCAACCCTGCCACTCGTATGCTAAAGACTGCGGCTGCACAGGTGGCCACTCCAACAGCGTCCAGTCCCACTACAGCAGCTCGGCCAATCATCACTGTGCACAAGTCTGGCACAGTTACCGTAGCCCAGCAGGCTCAGGTTATGACCACGGTGGTGGGTGGAGTCACCAAGACCATCACTCTTGTCAAGAGCCCACTTTCCATGGGTGGAAACTTG atctccAACTTGGGCAAGGTTGTGTCAGTGGTACAGACCAAACCAGTGCAGACAGCTGCTGTGACGGGACAGGCCTCCTCCAACCCAGTGACTCAGATTATACAG ACTAAGGGTCCCCTCCCACCTGGCACTATTCTGAAGCTGGTAACATCTGCGGATGGAAAACCAACCACCATAATTACCACCAGTCAAGCAGGTGGCACAGGAAACAAGCCCACTATCTTGGGCATCAGTGGCATGTCTCCCTCTGCCACCAACAAACCAGGCACCACcactattattaaaacaatccCCATGTCTGCTCTACAGCAGGGAGCTGCAG GTGTGACTAGCAGTACAGGGGTTAAGAGTCCTATTACCATCATCACCACAAAGATGATGACAGCTGGAACTCCTGGCAAAATCATTACAGCTGTGCCTAAGATTGGTACAGCAGCTGGCCAGCAAGGCCTAACACAG GTTGTTCTGAAGGGAGCTCCTGGTCAGCCTGGAACCATCCTTCGCACTGTGCCTATGGGAGGAGTGCGTCTCGTGTCTCCAGTACCTGGGGTCAAGCCAACTGTGACCACACTAGTTGTGAAGGGAACAACTG GTGTAACAACTCTTGGCACAgtcacaggaacagtttctagCAGCCTAGCTGGAGGAAGCTTAGCCAGTGCCAACGCCACCCTGGGAACCCCTATCACCACTTTGGGCACGATTGCCACCCTCTCCAGCCAGGTCATTAATGCTACCGCTGTGTCAGCTGCTCAGAGCAACCTGACCTCCGTCACCTCCACCATGCAG cccACCCAGGTGACTCTCATAACAACACCTAGTGGTGTGGAGGCTCAGCCTGGCCAAGATCTGCCCGTTTCCATCCTGGCCTCTCCCACCTCTGAGCAGCCCACCTCTACTGAGTCTGGTGCAGGCGACGCTTCTGGCAGTGTTACTTTAGTGTGCTCCAATCCACCCTGTGAGACTCATGAGACGGGCACCACCAACACAGCCACCACAGCGACGGCAAATATGGGCGCTGGACCAGCTGGCACAGTACAGAGAGTGTGCTCCAACCCTCCCTGCGAAACGCATGAAACAGGTACAACAAACACTGCCACCACCGCATCTGCAAACATGGGCACTGTACAGAGGGTCTGCTCCAACCCACCATGTGAGACCCATGAAACAGGCACCACCAATACAGCAACCACAGCATCTTCAAATATGGGCACAGCTCCTGCTGTAACTGTCCAGTTGGTCTGCTCCAACCCACCTTGTGAGACCCACGAGACGGGCACTACCAACACAGCAACCACGGCATCATCTAACATGGGTGGAAATCAAACTGGGGTGGCGCAGAGG GTCTGTTCAAACCCACCTTGTGAGACCCACGAGACGGGCACCACCAATACGGCTACTACAGCATCCTCTAATATGGGCGGAAATCAAACAGGAACGGCGCAGAGGGTCTGTTCAAACCCACCTTGTGAGACCCACGAGACGGGCACCACCAATACAGCTACTACCGCATCCTCTAATATGGGCGGAAATCAGACAGGGACCGTGCAGAGGGTCTGTTCAAACCCACCTTGTGAGACCCACGAGACAGGCACGACAAACACTGCAACCACTGCAACCTGCAGTATGGAGACAGATGAGGGAACAG ccCAACAGAGTGGTGAGACATCAGAATCTACCACCAGTACAGAAGGCCTGCCGTCCACTGCAGCACCTCAGAGCAGAGCCATTACTATAGTCACACAGGCAACACCTCTACCAGGACCTGCTGTTCCG TCCATCTCTTCGATCACGGAGTCATCCTCGGAGGCCGGAGCTGAGCCGGTTGTTATGGATAGCTCGGAAGCAGAGTCTTTGCAGGCAGGAGGCCAGGCTGAAGCAGAGGCAGTCGCTATGCAGGCAGAGTTCCAGACAGAGGCGGGGGCAGAAGCAATGCCAAGTGACTTCCAGGCGGAGGCAGCCGCCTTGCCGAGTGATTTCCAGGGAGAAGCTGTAGCGGTAGCCATGCAGGCGGAGAGCCAGGCGGAGGAAGGGGCAGTGCCCATGGAACATGACACTTCTAGCATGGCAGTGGGAGAATCTGCTCAGGAGCAGCTACAGACAGCTGAG aTGGAGGGTGTAGAGGCAGCATCAGCATCACAGGCTGAGGCGCTGGCCTTGCCACCAGAGCTGATGTCAGACGGGCAACCCACAACGCTTATGGTGACGGGTCTGACCCCAGAGGAGCTGGCTGTCACGGCAGCCGCAGAGGCAGCGGCCCAGGCTGCAGCGACAGAAGAGGCCCAAGCCCTCGCCATTCAGGCTGTACTACAAGCAGCACAGCAGGCTGTTATGA GCTCTGGTGATGCCGGAGGAGACGACCAGCAGACCCACACCATACCCATTGTTCTGACCCAGCAGGAACTAGCGGCTTTGGttcagcagcaacagcagctcCAGGCAGCTCAGCAAGCTGCTGCTCAGGCTGCACTGCCCACTGAAGGCTTGGCTCCAGCTGACAGCCTGAATGATCCCTCATCAGAAAGCAACGGACACAGCGAGATTGCTGCTGCTGCCACAAGTACAGTAGTGGGACTGCTGCCTAGCACCTCGGCAGAGAGTATGTGTCAAGTTTCACGCTTCTATG CCTTGGCTCCATCCAGCACATTAGCCCCTGTAGTAGTTGCCAGTCCAGCTAAGATGCAGGCAGCTGCTGCTTTGACTGAAGTGGCTAATGGTATTGAGGCTGCG AAACAAAACCCTCCCACTGTTACCATCAAACCTCTAGTCAAAAAGGAAAACCAGTGGTTTGATGTTGGCATTGTCAAAGTGACCAATATGGTTGTAACGCATTTCTACATGCCTGCAGATGACGCCGCTTATGTTGAG GATGATTCTGGCACAATTCCTGACTATAGCCAGATGAAGAGGGTGGACCTTCAGCCCGGGACAGCATACAAGTTCCGTGTGGCGGGTATAAACACATGTGGCCGTGGAGCCTTTTCGGAAATATCTGCTTTCAAGACCTGTTTACCAGGCTTCCCTGGGGCACCGTGTGCCATAAAGATCAGCAAG AGTCCAGACGGTGCACACCTTACATGGGAGCCCCCATCCGTGACCTCAGGAAAGATCACGGAGTACTCTGTGTATCTGGCCATCCAGAGCAGTCAGACCACAGAGGCCAAACCCTCGGCTCCGGCCCAGCTTGCCTTCATGCGTGTTTACTGTGGGCCAAATCCTTCCTGTCTGGTCCAGTCCACCAGCCTGTCCAATGCCCACATAGACTACACCACCAAACCCGCCATCATCTTCCGCATCGCTGCACGCAACGAGAAAGGTTATGGCCCGGCTACACAAGTGCGATGGCTGCAAG AATCTAACAAAGATGGCCTTTCTGCAAAGCCTGCCCCCAAAAGAGCAGTTTCTTCACCAGATAC gaAAGGGATAGGTCAGAAGAAAGCGAGAATGGACCAGTGA